aatatatatatacaatgtaattataattaatttatataattattatagTTTAACtgttgataatattaataatttattttattcttattagaattaaaatatataatataataataatatagataatataatattatcatattcatatattaaatatgtatatatatgtaaaaaatatatatacctgaaataatttcttctaatatataaatatataatactataaatatttaataatataaaatcatattttaatatgaaaagaataaattaattataaaatttctAATTTGTGTTTCTAttaagaatattatatttttcaatatgtaatgattttaatataaccttcttttatatacatataatattcattacatactttttatttaaaaacaaaattctttttttatgtattattataattattcataagaacatttttaatgttcatacataaatatatatatatatatatatatatatatatatatattatttgtatacttatttatatatgtatatacCAAATATTGTATAAATATGGTTCTTATATCTATTAAgtgtttattattttttatgtgcTTATTTGTTTGTAATTACATAGAAAAGGTAATcatgaaaatatttattattataaataaatatatttatatcaaatggtttaattttttttttttacacCGATTCATATGcaaatttatatatattcatttttagGAATCCTACAATAATCCTTTTGAAcaaagaatatataaaaacaagaatttaataaataacaGAATAAATAGAAAACTAGCAACGTTAAACAGTACACAAAATAGAAGAAATTTAGGAAAGacaaaattaaatttaaaatgtAAAGATGATTTAAATGAAAGTAAAAATTGTATAACAATAAGCGACAAAAAGGgaaagaaagaaaataaagaaaataacaataataataataaaaataataatatatttaataattctaacgataataattatgatgTATATGACATAGAGGAAGaagtaaaaaaaacataCGATAATCTAGAACAATTAATAGAACAAAATGTAGATGAACCtgaagaaatatataataaggagaaaaaatcattttttaaaagatcttttttattattaaaaatatttgataatatttttatacaaaaaaCCATAGACAGTCGAGCACAAAACCAAAGATCTGATATACatgaagatataaaagCAAATTTATGTATACTTTCTGCTGGTATCCCGATGACAGCAATAccaatatatatgtatctAATAAAAAGAATGGATTTTTTCTGCATTAAACCTTTAActgaatattattaatatatatatttatgtttattgTCTCTATATAATTAGTTATTTTAAAATTCATATTcaataatacatatattttttccaatgtaaaaaatattatttattatcaaaaatGATCATAGTTACTTATATAAAGTGAAAaaatttcctttttttatttttttaattttattttattattacttattttattttattctattttatttttattttttttttttggtaaATAAACCCGTTAACCGACAATGAAGATTAATAAGGATATATTAGacttttaaaaaaattaaaattcacatcaaattatttttttctattaaaatatattaataaaattaaggaaaagaatatatattattcaaagAATTGTTATGGTATTTACACTTTTATTAGATgtctatttttttttattcattcTATCttcatatacatataatatttttctaatattatattattatttttataaaatggATTAATTTGTTATGAATTAATcaatttaattataaatatttttaataatagtttgaataattattatgtatatttattttaacGTGTTTTCTAATTATTCCAACAGTTCTTGGAACATAACCATATAGGTTCTTTTAATTATAGGTATctgttttattttattattactattattattaatttatttttatatttttttatatatattaaattattttatttatcttAATTATAAGTG
The window above is part of the Plasmodium gaboni strain SY75 chromosome Unknown, whole genome shotgun sequence genome. Proteins encoded here:
- a CDS encoding putative exported protein, encoding MVLISIKCLLFFMCLFVCNYESYNNPFEQRIYKNKNLINNRINRKLATLNSTQNRRNLGKTKLNLKCKDDLNESKNCITISDKKGKKENKENNNNNNKNNNIFNNSNDNNYDVYDIEEEVKKTYDNLEQLIEQNVDEPEEIYNKEKKSFFKRSFLLLKIFDNIFIQKTIDSRAQNQRSDIHEDIKANLCILSAGIPMTAIPIYMYLIKRMDFFCIKPLTEYY